A single Micromonospora luteifusca DNA region contains:
- a CDS encoding Rieske 2Fe-2S domain-containing protein: protein MRVTGTGHASMRIDTAAGSILCDPWVNPAYFASWFPFPDNSLLDWESLGQVDYLYVSHLHRDHFDAKHLRDFVSKDATVLLPEFPTSEMEDEFRALGFTKFLKAPNEQVVELPGGLKIMIQALTSPTDGPIGDSSLWVEYDGVRLLNQNDARPTDLGVFAELGHVHAHLLQFSGAIWYPMVYELPQAAKTAFGKQKRDRQFDRTWRYIDDLKADHVFPIAGPPCFLDDALWQFNDIHGDEGNIFPDQSVFLSEYAKVGGTNGIVLLPGSVTEVTTEGATTTHPVPVDEFFANKVAHLEEMRERKRPVIEAEKASWRHPEVDVLARMKHRIEPLLEESIYLAKGVGGPVRFDLVGYDGESVESIVVDFPGKEVRPYADEKVRYRFRTERALIEHLLFIDEVDWVNSLFLSCRFSAARIGQYNEFVYAFFKCLSEERLQYAEGWYDEHERSTDAEDITLGDWVVQRRCPHLKADLTRFGIVEGDQLTCQLHGWRFDLPSGRCLTSVGHKVRAHRVDAEAPAPAGEAVI from the coding sequence GTGCGAGTGACCGGAACCGGGCACGCCAGCATGCGGATCGACACGGCCGCGGGCAGCATCCTGTGCGACCCGTGGGTCAATCCGGCCTACTTCGCTTCATGGTTTCCGTTCCCGGACAATTCCCTGCTCGACTGGGAGAGCCTGGGCCAGGTCGACTACCTGTACGTCTCCCACCTGCACCGGGACCACTTCGACGCGAAGCACCTGCGGGACTTCGTCTCCAAGGACGCCACGGTCCTGCTCCCCGAGTTCCCCACCTCGGAGATGGAGGACGAGTTTCGGGCGCTGGGTTTCACCAAGTTCCTGAAGGCCCCCAACGAGCAGGTGGTGGAGCTGCCGGGCGGCCTGAAGATCATGATTCAGGCGCTGACCAGCCCGACCGACGGGCCGATCGGTGACTCCTCGCTCTGGGTCGAGTACGACGGGGTGCGGTTGCTCAACCAGAACGACGCCCGCCCGACCGACCTGGGTGTCTTCGCCGAGCTGGGGCACGTGCACGCGCACCTGCTCCAGTTCTCCGGCGCGATTTGGTACCCGATGGTCTACGAGCTGCCGCAGGCGGCGAAGACGGCGTTCGGCAAGCAGAAGCGCGACCGGCAGTTCGACCGGACGTGGCGCTACATCGACGACCTGAAGGCCGACCACGTCTTCCCGATCGCCGGCCCGCCGTGCTTCCTCGACGACGCGCTGTGGCAGTTCAACGACATCCACGGCGACGAGGGCAACATCTTCCCCGACCAGTCCGTCTTCCTGTCGGAGTACGCCAAGGTCGGCGGCACCAACGGCATCGTGCTGCTGCCGGGCAGCGTCACCGAGGTCACCACCGAGGGCGCGACCACCACCCACCCGGTACCGGTCGACGAGTTCTTCGCGAACAAGGTCGCTCACCTGGAGGAGATGCGGGAGCGCAAGCGCCCCGTCATCGAGGCGGAGAAGGCGTCCTGGCGGCACCCCGAGGTGGACGTGCTCGCCCGGATGAAGCACCGGATCGAGCCGCTGCTCGAAGAGTCGATCTACCTCGCCAAGGGTGTGGGCGGCCCGGTCCGCTTCGACCTGGTGGGCTACGACGGCGAGAGCGTCGAGTCGATCGTGGTGGACTTCCCCGGCAAGGAGGTTCGGCCGTACGCCGACGAGAAGGTGCGCTACCGGTTCCGGACGGAGCGGGCGCTGATCGAGCACCTGCTCTTCATCGACGAGGTGGACTGGGTCAACTCGCTCTTCCTGTCCTGCCGGTTCTCGGCGGCCCGGATCGGCCAGTACAACGAGTTCGTCTACGCGTTCTTCAAGTGCCTCTCGGAGGAGCGCCTCCAGTACGCCGAGGGCTGGTACGACGAGCACGAGCGCAGCACCGACGCCGAGGACATCACCCTGGGCGACTGGGTGGTGCAGCGGCGCTGCCCGCACCTGAAGGCGGACCTGACCCGGTTCGGCATCGTCGAGGGTGACCAGCTCACCTGCCAGTTGCACGGTTGGCGCTTCGACCTGCCCAGCGGCCGTTGCCTGACCAGCGTCGGCCACAAGGTCCGCGCCCACCGGGTGGACGCGGAGGCTCCCGCCCCCGCCGGCGAAGCCGTGATCTGA
- a CDS encoding TMEM175 family protein: MAGAGDNRYRYGRGREKARDAARVETFSDGVFGVVLTVMAVELLQSGPARESGRELPDALAHAWPSYLAFIITFAIAGQVWLAHHNLWRYVVRVDQMLLVFNLFVLLFIATIPFTADLLSDNLRGSPTEQRLTAALYVGTVLGEAVFVNLTWWWARRRGLLHPGLDPRLVRAIARRILLKPLFYLVAFAVVFVDPILSLCAYLLLVGFYLIGGPGDLRPSASATEDGSAA, from the coding sequence GTGGCGGGGGCGGGGGACAACCGGTACCGATACGGACGCGGCCGGGAGAAGGCGCGGGACGCCGCCCGGGTGGAGACGTTCAGCGACGGGGTCTTCGGCGTCGTGTTGACGGTGATGGCCGTCGAGCTGTTGCAGAGCGGCCCGGCGCGGGAGAGCGGGCGGGAGCTTCCGGACGCCCTGGCCCATGCCTGGCCGTCCTACCTGGCGTTCATCATCACCTTCGCGATCGCCGGGCAGGTCTGGCTCGCCCATCACAACCTGTGGCGGTACGTGGTCCGGGTCGACCAGATGCTGCTGGTCTTCAACCTGTTCGTGTTGCTCTTCATCGCCACGATCCCGTTCACCGCCGACCTGCTGTCGGACAACCTGCGCGGTAGTCCGACCGAGCAGCGGCTGACGGCCGCCCTCTACGTCGGCACGGTGCTCGGTGAGGCGGTCTTCGTCAATCTGACCTGGTGGTGGGCGCGCCGGCGGGGACTGCTCCACCCCGGCCTGGATCCTCGGCTGGTCCGGGCGATCGCACGACGGATACTGCTCAAGCCGCTGTTCTACCTGGTCGCCTTCGCCGTGGTCTTCGTCGACCCCATCCTCAGTCTGTGCGCGTACCTCCTGCTGGTCGGCTTCTACCTGATCGGGGGCCCGGGCGACCTCAGACCGTCCGCGAGCGCGACCGAGGACGGGTCAGCGGCCTAG
- a CDS encoding phytoene desaturase family protein, producing MSSEIPARADVVIIGAGHNGLVSAVLLARAGLDVLVLEAADVIGGATRTENPFPKVPGLRHSTGSYLLGLMPPELLATLDVRIPVLRRDPHYFLPTPGGLGSPYLLFGSDTAATRAQLTDFFSPADVAADDAMQAELAALREDLAPAWLAEPLSVQETAERHIRPALRQVFVDLVQGSVADYLARFEFRSELLVSMYAVTDGLSGLNAGPDDPGTGHNFLVHNMARLPGSGGTWMIAKGGMGTVSRTFAEAARAAGATIRTGTPVSAVTLDGGAASGVVLADGRQVAARVVLGACDPYRLIDLLPDGALPAPLGERMAAVRRPGTTLKLNLALTGLPQFACLPSGTPSPFGSTIHLLPGSASLVGGDATSPMTALRAMWADVQAGRLPAEPTIEWYLHTTVDPSLSDVAGHHSSALFVQSVPYELAGTTWDAALPGYVARLIEIVERYAPGTGDLIADAVPLPPPGIEEHFGITGGHIHHVDNTVSFTDRMPYSTGIDGVYAGSAGCHPAGSVIGAAGHNAARRILTELGR from the coding sequence ATGAGCAGTGAGATTCCGGCCCGCGCCGACGTCGTGATCATCGGGGCCGGGCACAACGGTCTGGTCTCCGCCGTCCTGCTGGCCCGCGCCGGTCTGGACGTCCTCGTGTTGGAGGCCGCCGACGTGATCGGCGGCGCCACCCGCACCGAGAACCCGTTCCCTAAAGTGCCGGGCCTGCGTCACTCCACCGGCTCGTACCTGCTCGGGCTGATGCCGCCGGAGCTGCTCGCCACCCTCGACGTACGGATCCCGGTGCTACGCCGCGACCCGCACTACTTCCTCCCCACCCCGGGCGGCCTCGGCTCGCCGTACCTGCTCTTCGGCAGTGACACCGCCGCCACCCGGGCGCAGCTCACCGATTTCTTCTCCCCCGCCGACGTGGCCGCCGACGACGCCATGCAGGCCGAACTGGCCGCGCTGCGGGAAGACCTCGCCCCAGCTTGGTTGGCGGAGCCGCTGAGTGTCCAGGAGACCGCCGAGCGGCACATCCGCCCGGCGCTACGGCAGGTCTTCGTCGACCTCGTCCAGGGCTCGGTCGCCGACTACCTGGCCCGGTTCGAGTTCCGCTCCGAACTGCTGGTCAGCATGTACGCGGTCACCGACGGCCTGTCCGGGCTCAACGCCGGCCCGGACGACCCCGGCACCGGCCACAACTTCCTGGTTCACAACATGGCCAGACTGCCCGGCTCCGGCGGCACCTGGATGATCGCCAAGGGTGGGATGGGCACGGTCTCGCGGACGTTCGCCGAGGCCGCCCGTGCCGCCGGGGCGACCATCCGCACCGGTACGCCGGTGAGTGCGGTGACCCTGGACGGCGGCGCGGCCAGCGGCGTGGTGCTGGCCGACGGCCGACAGGTCGCCGCCCGGGTGGTGCTCGGCGCCTGCGACCCGTACCGGCTGATCGACCTGTTGCCCGACGGCGCGCTCCCGGCGCCGCTCGGCGAACGGATGGCCGCGGTCCGCCGCCCCGGCACCACCCTCAAACTCAACCTGGCGCTCACCGGGCTGCCACAGTTCGCCTGCCTGCCGTCCGGTACGCCGAGCCCGTTCGGCTCGACCATCCACCTGCTGCCCGGCTCCGCGTCGCTCGTCGGTGGGGACGCCACCTCGCCGATGACCGCGCTGCGCGCCATGTGGGCGGACGTGCAGGCCGGGCGGCTGCCGGCGGAGCCGACCATCGAGTGGTACCTGCACACCACCGTCGACCCGTCGCTCTCCGACGTGGCCGGGCACCACTCGTCCGCGCTGTTCGTCCAGTCGGTCCCCTACGAACTGGCGGGCACCACCTGGGACGCGGCGCTGCCCGGCTACGTCGCTCGGCTCATCGAGATCGTCGAGCGGTACGCCCCCGGCACCGGCGACCTCATCGCCGATGCGGTGCCGCTGCCCCCGCCCGGCATCGAGGAGCACTTCGGCATCACCGGTGGGCACATCCACCACGTCGACAACACGGTCTCGTTCACCGATCGGATGCCCTACTCCACCGGAATCGACGGCGTGTACGCCGGCAGCGCCGGCTGCCACCCGGCCGGCAGCGTGATCGGCGCGGCGGGCCACAACGCCGCCCGCCGGATCCTCACCGAACTAGGCCGCTGA
- a CDS encoding YhjD/YihY/BrkB family envelope integrity protein, which produces MGGGWQRAKRITSAAFRPVRGRDLSLHAAAITFYGAIAVVPVALLAIWLTSVVAGADRVRRLTSYAVEALPTAIGAPRAVDALVNAGVELTPVLALASLLPASLYGEGLRRAFVSVAAPRSDENLVGWRGRLLLLPLLAPAPALLLSILLALPLTTRLVRQGGWLGMLGVVLSFLAVWLVLTPVLVWVFRVVGPASPDWLSTLALGSFTAANLSGFMHGFVLFAALPLDLGVPFGGFDEIGAGVAVLLWLYLFHVIVLAGYSATLALSRWRAHHGPRKG; this is translated from the coding sequence GTGGGCGGCGGTTGGCAGCGGGCGAAGCGGATCACCAGTGCCGCGTTCCGTCCCGTGCGCGGACGCGACCTGTCACTGCACGCCGCCGCGATCACCTTCTATGGCGCGATCGCTGTCGTACCGGTCGCGCTGCTGGCGATCTGGCTCACCTCGGTGGTGGCCGGAGCAGACCGGGTCCGCCGGCTCACCTCGTACGCGGTGGAAGCCCTGCCCACCGCGATCGGCGCACCCCGGGCGGTGGATGCGCTGGTCAACGCCGGGGTGGAGTTGACCCCGGTGCTGGCGCTGGCCTCCCTGCTGCCCGCGTCGCTCTACGGCGAAGGGTTGCGCCGGGCATTCGTCTCGGTTGCCGCGCCCCGCTCCGACGAGAACCTGGTCGGCTGGCGGGGCCGGTTGCTGCTGCTGCCGCTGCTCGCCCCGGCCCCCGCGCTGTTGCTGTCGATCCTGCTGGCGCTGCCGCTCACCACCCGTCTCGTACGCCAGGGCGGCTGGCTCGGCATGCTGGGCGTGGTGCTGTCGTTCCTGGCGGTCTGGCTGGTGCTCACGCCGGTGCTGGTCTGGGTGTTCCGGGTGGTCGGGCCAGCCTCGCCGGACTGGCTCTCCACGCTCGCGCTGGGGTCGTTCACCGCGGCGAACCTGTCCGGCTTCATGCACGGCTTCGTGCTCTTCGCCGCACTCCCCCTGGACCTGGGCGTGCCGTTCGGTGGCTTCGACGAGATCGGCGCGGGCGTGGCCGTGCTCCTCTGGCTCTACCTGTTCCACGTGATCGTCCTGGCCGGCTACTCCGCCACGCTGGCCCTCTCCCGCTGGCGAGCACACCACGGACCGCGGAAGGGCTGA
- a CDS encoding GNAT family N-acetyltransferase, whose protein sequence is MTVLTTERLILRDWTDDPADLARIYDIYSRPDITRWLAVSPGLPMTDPVQAVERLQFWRDRHAADGGRYGTWAIEVRETSVVAGTALLKPLPGTPETQLTENIETGWHLHPDSWGHGYATEAARALVAREFTAGTPEIYALVSPGNEPSMAVCRRLGMAHVGRRTDWYGGEELETFVLAAPTN, encoded by the coding sequence ATGACTGTTCTCACCACCGAACGTCTGATCCTGCGCGATTGGACCGACGACCCGGCCGACCTGGCCCGGATCTACGACATCTACTCCCGCCCCGACATCACCCGCTGGCTGGCCGTGTCGCCGGGCCTGCCGATGACCGACCCGGTCCAGGCCGTCGAGCGGTTGCAGTTCTGGCGAGACCGGCACGCCGCCGACGGCGGCCGGTACGGCACCTGGGCGATCGAGGTACGCGAGACCAGCGTGGTGGCGGGCACGGCGTTGCTCAAGCCGCTGCCCGGAACGCCGGAGACGCAGCTCACCGAAAACATTGAGACGGGCTGGCACCTGCACCCGGATTCGTGGGGTCACGGTTACGCCACCGAGGCGGCCCGTGCGCTCGTCGCGCGGGAGTTCACCGCCGGCACCCCGGAGATCTACGCGCTCGTGTCGCCGGGCAACGAGCCGTCGATGGCGGTCTGCCGACGACTCGGCATGGCCCACGTGGGCCGGCGTACCGACTGGTACGGCGGCGAGGAGTTGGAGACCTTCGTCCTGGCGGCGCCGACCAACTGA